The window AGGGACCCATCGCGTACTCGCAATGATAGTGGTACTGGTCTAGGACTATCCATTGCTAAAGGATTTGTGGAAGCTCATGGTGGATCCATTACCGTTGAAAGTGAAGTAAGCAAAGGGACGGCGTTTTCAATCATACTCCCCAAAAAATAATCCAAGCTGCCTGTTCTATTACAGGTAATTTGGATTTTTTTTTAGGGAAATAGTAAATAAAATTCCAAGAGGGTTTATCCTACCTAGGCATTTGCGTTCGATGAAATGTGTCTCCTTAATGCAGTTCGAAGTTTAGGCAATATTCCTAAGGATACAATTATCACAACAATATCAAGCGGTAAATAGGCCAGCATCCATCCCCAGGCCATTGTATAACTGAAACTATCAGGAGCATCTGCCCAAATTTTAAACGCAACATACATTAAGTTTGTTCCAATAATGTAATTGCATAATATGCTTAAGATTCCTACATTTATGTAATTTTTCCGTGCTACTTTTCTATGGTCACCAATTAATTTCCCTGAAACAAAAGCTACAGCAATAAACGATAATATAAAGCCAAAGGTTGGGCTAAGAAGATGACTAGGACCTCCTTTAAACTGAGCAAAAACAGGGGCACCCACAAGTCCCACAAAGATGTAACTTATCATGGCAAAAACGCCCAACCGACTACCGAGGATTCCACCAGCCAAAACAGCGAACATAAGCTGAAGGGTGATTGGAACACCTCCTATCGTTAAAAAAGAAGTAACGTTTGCACCAACACCCATAAGAGCTACAAATAAACCACAGAGTACTATATCTTTTGTTTTCGAATTCACCATATCGATCCTCCTGAGTAAAATATTTGAAAATTTGTAAGTCATTGATTAATATTCTTACATATGTTAACTTATTTGTAAATATAGTTAACATTAATTTTTAGGGAGGGGTTTGATGAGTAGTTTCTTCATCACGGGAACAGATACGGATGTAGGGAAGACGATAGTTACCACTTTGCTAGCGGCATACTTCCAAAAACAAGGAAAACATGTAATACCATATAAGCCTATACAAAGTGGAGCAGTAGAAGATGGTGGAAAGCTAGTGGCACCAGATATCCAACTTTATCAGCTAGCATTTCCAAAATTGAATGAAGAGGAAGCCAATACATATCTTTTGAAAATGCCAAGCTCTCCACATCTAGCATCTAGAGAAGAAGGGGTAAATATTTTATCTTCGAAAATCATCCAGCATTTTAGATTACTAGAACAAAAATATGACATGGTTTTAGTCGAAGGAGCTGG of the Bacillus sp. 1NLA3E genome contains:
- a CDS encoding biotin transporter BioY, whose amino-acid sequence is MVNSKTKDIVLCGLFVALMGVGANVTSFLTIGGVPITLQLMFAVLAGGILGSRLGVFAMISYIFVGLVGAPVFAQFKGGPSHLLSPTFGFILSFIAVAFVSGKLIGDHRKVARKNYINVGILSILCNYIIGTNLMYVAFKIWADAPDSFSYTMAWGWMLAYLPLDIVVIIVSLGILPKLRTALRRHISSNANA